The Acinetobacter wuhouensis genome includes the window ATCAGAACTCGGTATCTATCATTTAAAAGCTAAACTTTTTATTCGGCTAAATCAAGATTCATCTTTTGATGATGCAGATTGTTCATCATCATCTTTATAGATAAATTTCGGCATTTCCAAACCAAAATAAATCGCAATACAGCGTAGTGAAAAACCAAAAACCAAAGTCGAAATCACCGTCACTTCTAAAGACAATCCGACATCCATACAGAACCAATAGAAGATCACCGCAACAAATGAAATTGAGGCATAGAGTTCACGGCGGAACACCAAAGGCACATCATTACACAGAATATCACGCAGAATACCGCCTGAAACCCCTGTCAATACACCTGCAACCGCAGAAACAACAAAGCCATGTCCCATATCTAATGCGATCTGACAACCAATGATGGTAAATCCAATCAAACCCAAAGCATCAAGCAACAGAAAGATAGAGTGTAAATGCTTCATCCATTTAGCAATTAGGATGGTGACAAATGCAGCTGCACAGGTGAGTACCAAATATTCAGGATGCTTGACCCAAGTCAGTGGATAATGCCCAAGCAATACATCCCGCACTGAGCCACCGCCAAGTGCTGTCACACAGGCAATCAAAACCACGCCAAACCAGTCCATACT containing:
- a CDS encoding trimeric intracellular cation channel family protein translates to MLLLVIYIIAITAEAMTGALSAGRRSMDWFGVVLIACVTALGGGSVRDVLLGHYPLTWVKHPEYLVLTCAAAFVTILIAKWMKHLHSIFLLLDALGLIGFTIIGCQIALDMGHGFVVSAVAGVLTGVSGGILRDILCNDVPLVFRRELYASISFVAVIFYWFCMDVGLSLEVTVISTLVFGFSLRCIAIYFGLEMPKFIYKDDDEQSASSKDES